A part of Lacibacter sp. H407 genomic DNA contains:
- a CDS encoding alpha/beta hydrolase, whose protein sequence is MQVKTKRRLWLIVKTIPVIYVLGGLALWYLQDSIFLHPIQLRAGYVFSFTQPHEEMNIPIAENRILNVVKFFPNDTADVAGVVLYFHGNRENINRYADCAGYFTRNGYEVWMPDYPGFGKSTGKFREEHLYNDAALLYKLVSKRFAADKIVIYGRSLGTGVATELASQRPCKQLILETPYYSLPELAGAHFPFYPTHSMLRFDFPLYQFLPLVKAPVTIFHGTNDGVIPYKHSLRLKPLLKKGDEYITLPKGRHNNLAVYSLFHEKIDSLLLK, encoded by the coding sequence ATGCAGGTAAAGACAAAACGAAGGTTGTGGCTGATAGTAAAAACCATTCCGGTAATTTATGTACTGGGTGGTTTGGCATTGTGGTATTTACAGGATTCAATTTTCCTTCATCCCATTCAGTTGCGGGCGGGTTATGTGTTTTCGTTTACACAACCACATGAAGAAATGAATATTCCCATTGCTGAAAACCGTATTCTCAATGTTGTAAAATTTTTTCCGAACGATACTGCAGATGTTGCAGGTGTTGTATTGTATTTCCATGGCAACAGAGAAAATATTAATCGCTATGCCGACTGTGCCGGTTATTTTACACGCAATGGTTATGAAGTGTGGATGCCTGATTATCCCGGTTTTGGAAAATCAACCGGTAAGTTTCGTGAAGAGCATTTGTACAATGATGCAGCTCTTTTGTACAAACTGGTGAGCAAACGGTTTGCTGCTGACAAGATCGTTATCTATGGCCGATCGTTAGGAACAGGCGTTGCAACAGAATTGGCCAGTCAACGACCATGCAAGCAATTGATCCTTGAAACGCCGTATTACAGTTTACCTGAATTGGCGGGAGCGCATTTTCCGTTTTATCCAACACATTCCATGTTGCGGTTTGATTTTCCATTGTACCAATTTCTTCCGCTAGTAAAAGCACCTGTTACCATTTTTCATGGTACAAACGATGGCGTTATTCCATATAAACATAGTTTGCGTTTAAAGCCATTGCTGAAAAAAGGCGACGAGTACATTACACTTCCGAAGGGCAGACACAACAATTTAGCGGTGTATAGTTTGTTTCATGAAAAAATTGATAGTTTGTTGTTGAAGTAA
- a CDS encoding alpha/beta hydrolase, whose product MSPTFLYIIIGYVLLMVIAYFIQEKFIFKPEKLAADFEFKYDAPFKEVSFNPEPGVTISGIHFNVKNPHGLIIYFHGNTRSIKGWGKYARDFFRFGYDVLLVDYRGFGKSIGKRSEVAMLRDMQFVYDQLCLQFPEDHILVYGRSMGSGFASKLAADNRPRYLILDAPYYSFRKVVERFLPFLPIRFVLRFHLRTDQWIKEVKCHTYIIHGTKDWLIPIRHSERLQAINPRRITLIRIHGGGHNNLPTYPEYHNFIRDILKV is encoded by the coding sequence TTGTCGCCAACTTTTCTCTATATCATTATCGGTTATGTCCTGTTGATGGTGATCGCTTATTTCATCCAGGAGAAATTTATTTTTAAGCCGGAGAAACTGGCTGCCGATTTTGAATTTAAATACGATGCTCCTTTCAAAGAGGTAAGTTTTAATCCCGAACCGGGTGTTACTATCAGCGGTATTCATTTCAATGTAAAAAATCCGCACGGACTCATCATTTATTTTCATGGCAATACCCGCAGTATAAAAGGCTGGGGAAAATATGCACGTGATTTTTTTCGGTTTGGGTATGATGTGTTGTTGGTCGATTACCGTGGCTTTGGAAAAAGTATTGGCAAACGAAGTGAAGTGGCGATGCTCCGTGATATGCAGTTTGTGTACGATCAGTTGTGTCTGCAGTTTCCGGAAGATCATATTCTTGTTTACGGGCGAAGTATGGGCAGTGGGTTTGCAAGTAAACTGGCAGCGGATAATCGTCCCCGTTATTTGATCCTTGATGCACCTTATTACAGCTTTCGAAAAGTAGTAGAACGGTTTTTACCTTTTTTGCCGATCCGTTTTGTATTGCGGTTTCATTTGCGAACCGATCAGTGGATCAAAGAAGTAAAATGTCATACCTATATTATACATGGCACGAAAGACTGGCTCATCCCCATACGGCACAGCGAACGGCTGCAAGCCATTAACCCACGTCGTATTACACTCATCCGTATTCATGGTGGCGGACATAATAATCTGCCAACTTACCCGGAGTATCATAATTTTATCCGTGATATTCTGAAAGTATAA
- a CDS encoding YceI family protein: MIRQSILLFLATLLIAGTVSAQSKYSTKSVQLTINGTSNMHDWSSKATNVVVNGDFGLNNTTLEKINAATVKVQTKSLKSTKDSDLMDGRTHSTLKADKFPEITYVFTKVLSVKQNGAETIMNITGNLTLGGVTKPTDLTLRIKTLANGDLEVKGTRKILMSNHGIKPPSFMLGAMKVGDEVTLTYDVILKKA, from the coding sequence ATGATACGCCAATCAATTCTTCTGTTTCTCGCTACACTGCTCATTGCAGGAACAGTAAGTGCACAAAGTAAATACAGCACCAAGTCTGTACAATTAACAATCAACGGCACATCTAACATGCACGACTGGAGTTCAAAAGCAACAAACGTTGTGGTAAACGGCGACTTTGGTTTAAATAATACAACGCTGGAAAAAATAAATGCAGCAACTGTTAAAGTGCAAACCAAATCACTTAAAAGCACAAAAGATTCTGACTTGATGGATGGTCGCACACACAGCACATTAAAAGCTGATAAGTTTCCTGAGATCACTTATGTATTTACAAAAGTGCTGAGTGTAAAACAGAACGGTGCCGAAACAATCATGAACATTACCGGTAACCTTACATTGGGCGGTGTTACAAAACCAACTGATCTTACTTTGCGGATCAAAACACTTGCAAACGGTGATCTGGAAGTAAAAGGCACACGCAAAATACTGATGAGTAACCACGGTATCAAACCTCCAAGCTTTATGTTGGGTGCCATGAAAGTGGGCGATGAAGTAACACTTACTTACGATGTAATTCTTAAAAAAGCATAA
- a CDS encoding KUP/HAK/KT family potassium transporter — MGKHTSKVTTAGLLIALGIIYGDIGTSPLYVFNAIIGGRVVSETLIVGALSCIIWTLTLQTTIKYVIMVLRADNKGEGGTFSLYALVRRRRKWLVIPAMIGGASLLADGIITPPISITSAIEGLKVLPQLRDLPVNTIVTIVLIILSLFFFMQQFGTGSIGRLFGPVMMVWFTMLAVLGIVHVFDDLSIFKAVNPYYAYDFLANYPEGFWLLGAVFLCTTGAEALYSDLGHCGKDNIRLSWVYVKTCLLINYFGQGASLLSKYNGKLIDSTFKAETGIHAFYDLMPHWFIIAGVVIATSAAIIASQAMIAGAFTLISEAMRLNLWPRLKINYPSEERGQLFIPGMNLFMFFGCAFVVLYFRESSKMEAAYGLAIIVTMIMTTLLFANYMVLHRVKPIYIYIFLAGYLIIEVAYLVALMDKFLHGGYITLVIGLMMFLVMYVWYRARKIKNRYVEFVRLDHYLPMLQELSNDMTVTKHATHLVYLSSANNPKEIEHKIIYSILNRKPKRADIYWFVHVDTLDDPYTCEFEVTTIIPNEVIRVEFRLGFRMQPRINLMFRKVVEDMVSNKEVNITSRYESLQRNNVVGDFQFVVMEKFLSQDNELPFFERIIMRFYFLVKRIGLSEEKGFGLDQSNVAVEKFPLIVAPISSLKLKRIYRDEEE; from the coding sequence GTGGGAAAGCACACGTCAAAAGTTACAACGGCAGGTTTATTAATTGCATTAGGCATTATTTATGGCGACATCGGAACTTCTCCCCTGTACGTTTTCAATGCTATCATTGGTGGCAGAGTTGTATCAGAAACTTTAATTGTTGGTGCACTGTCTTGTATCATCTGGACATTGACCTTGCAAACAACTATTAAGTATGTGATCATGGTGCTGCGTGCCGATAATAAAGGTGAAGGCGGCACTTTCTCACTATATGCATTGGTAAGGCGAAGAAGAAAATGGCTGGTGATCCCTGCCATGATCGGTGGTGCTTCATTGCTGGCCGATGGTATTATTACACCGCCCATCTCTATTACATCTGCCATTGAGGGTTTGAAAGTATTGCCGCAGTTGCGTGATCTGCCGGTGAACACCATTGTAACGATCGTACTTATTATTCTTTCGCTGTTCTTTTTCATGCAGCAGTTTGGTACAGGTTCAATCGGTCGTTTGTTTGGCCCCGTTATGATGGTTTGGTTTACCATGCTGGCGGTGCTGGGTATTGTACATGTGTTTGATGATCTCAGCATTTTCAAAGCGGTGAATCCGTATTATGCCTATGATTTCCTCGCCAATTATCCGGAAGGGTTCTGGCTGTTGGGAGCGGTGTTTCTGTGTACCACGGGTGCAGAAGCATTGTACAGTGATCTGGGACATTGCGGAAAAGATAATATTCGTTTGTCGTGGGTGTATGTAAAAACCTGTTTGCTCATTAACTATTTCGGACAAGGGGCGTCACTCTTGTCAAAATACAACGGCAAACTGATCGATAGTACGTTCAAAGCCGAAACCGGTATTCATGCGTTTTACGATCTTATGCCGCATTGGTTCATTATTGCAGGTGTGGTAATTGCAACTTCGGCTGCTATTATCGCCAGTCAGGCAATGATCGCCGGTGCGTTTACACTCATAAGTGAAGCCATGCGTTTGAACCTGTGGCCCCGTTTAAAAATTAATTATCCCAGTGAAGAGCGAGGACAGTTGTTCATACCCGGTATGAATCTGTTTATGTTCTTCGGTTGTGCGTTCGTGGTATTGTATTTCCGTGAATCATCAAAAATGGAAGCAGCTTATGGTTTGGCGATCATTGTAACCATGATCATGACCACATTGCTGTTTGCGAATTACATGGTATTGCATCGTGTAAAGCCAATCTATATTTATATTTTCCTCGCCGGTTATCTCATTATTGAAGTGGCTTATCTGGTAGCGCTCATGGATAAGTTCCTGCACGGCGGTTATATTACACTGGTCATTGGATTAATGATGTTCCTGGTAATGTACGTATGGTACCGTGCCCGCAAAATTAAAAACCGGTATGTTGAGTTTGTACGGCTTGATCATTACCTGCCCATGTTGCAGGAGTTGAGCAATGATATGACGGTAACCAAACATGCAACGCATTTGGTGTACCTCTCCAGTGCTAACAATCCAAAGGAAATTGAGCATAAAATTATTTACTCTATCCTCAACCGTAAACCCAAGCGTGCCGATATTTATTGGTTTGTGCATGTGGATACATTGGATGATCCTTATACCTGCGAATTTGAAGTAACCACCATTATCCCCAATGAAGTGATTCGGGTTGAATTCCGTTTAGGTTTCCGTATGCAGCCACGTATCAACCTCATGTTCCGTAAAGTAGTGGAAGATATGGTGAGCAACAAAGAAGTAAATATTACGAGCCGTTACGAAAGTTTGCAACGTAATAATGTAGTAGGTGATTTTCAATTTGTGGTGATGGAAAAATTCCTGAGCCAGGATAATGAGCTGCCATTCTTTGAGCGGATCATTATGCGGTTTTACTTCCTTGTGAAACGCATCGGGCTCAGCGAAGAAAAAGGCTTTGGTTTGGATCAAAGTAATGTAGCGGTTGAAAAATTCCCGCTCATTGTAGCACCCATCAGCAGTTTAAAACTCAAACGTATTTACAGGGATGAAGAAGAATAG